The genomic region AAAGTAAGATTGACTGGTCTTCATTCGTATATTGTATAAAAAAAGAGCCTTTGTGACTCAAAAGAAAGCTTTCTTAGATTGGATTTTACTTGAGCTCTTTTAACTTAGTGCGAATCAATAATCAACGAGGCTCAAAATATTACCGCCAGGCACACTCATTAATGGCTTCTGTATCCTAGAAAAAATTGCTAGCGGCAATATGGGTACGGTATATTCAGCTACACAAGTAAACCTCAACAGAAAAGTTGCCATCAAAATTCTTTTTGAGCACACTACTGAGGATCAGGACTTCCTGAGAGGTTTCTTTCGCGAAGCCCAGGCTGCTGCGGCTTTTACACATCAAAACATTGTCCAAGCATATGATGTCGGCCAAACTGAAGATAAACTCTATTACTTCGCGATGGAACTTGTTGATGGCGGTGATGTCTTAGAATTAATTAAACAGCACGATTCTATTATCTACAAAGATGCATTGCCGCTAATAACCGGAATTGCCGAAGGTTTGCACTATGGCAATACAACCCGCCAACTTACTCATGGCGACCTCAAACCTGCTAATATACTTATTACCCGTCAAGGAGAAGCTAAATTAGCTGATTTAGGTTTAGCACGAATGGGTGGTGAAATCCAAGGCGAAAGCGATGGGATTATGCTCACACCCATGTATGCCGCACCAGAAATGATTCTCGATCAATGGAAGAATGGTGATCCTCGAGCCGATATTTATTCCTTTGGTGCTACCTTATATCATATGCTCGCAGGGCACCCACCTTTTGAACATGATTCCTATGAAGAAATTCTTCGTATGCAAATAGAAGAAACTCATATCTCTCTAAAAAAAGCGAAAGCAAAAATCCCTCAAGGGGTTTCCGACTTTGTCGATCACCTATTACAAAAAGACCTAAATGACCGTCCACAAACCTGGGCTGAAGTCATCCAAGCACTTCGCCAACTCCAAGTTAAAGCGAATTCATACCAAATAGCGGGTGAAAAAAATCGTAAGTCGAAAATATACGACCGTGTCAAAGCCAATAATGACAAAAGTAAAAAAACTTTAATTGCGGCTATCGCCAGTTTTTTTATACTGGCTATCGTAGCTCTCTTTCTGATCAATATTGACCGAGGCGCCCCTCCCGTGAAAAAACTGGAAGAAAAAAAACTGATTACTCCTGACAACACAGTCAGCAGTAATACTAATGCTACCGAAAATCTACTAACAAAAAATGCCTCTCCAATTAAAGCTCCTCAGACTTCACCTTCTGCTAAGAAAGCCAAAAAGTTAAAAAAACAAAAGCCAAAAGCCTTAAAAAAAACGAATAATGAACTAAAGACTCCGCCAAAAAAACTCAAAGAAAGTGAAAATTTGAACAAGGCTAAGGAAATTAAAAAGCTAGCGGAAAATAAAACCACCATTAAATCACCTCCACCAATTTCCTTGGCTCAAAAAGATAAACAGGATAAAAAAAATAAGCAGCTTGCCATCAATAAAAAATTAGCTCTTCATCTCGAAGCTCTTTCAAGTAATAAGCATGGTAACATTAGCCAACACATAAAAAAAATCTCTGTTCTTTTAGCGAATAATACTTATGCTCAAAACTTAAGTATCCATTTCTATGAAGCCCTAAAAAACTTAAGTGAAAACGAAACGAAAGAATACCGTATAAAATCCTTTGACATGCAAGACATCACTTTTGTTGCGCAGAAAATCTATGGTCCCGTTGAAGAAACTATTCCTTTGGATAGTAAAGAAGCTCATCTTGTGATTGCTAAGGCAAGTACCGAATTAATTGAAAACTTCAATTCTCCCGATAAGAATATCTTAATGTTATATACCCTAACTAACCCATCTAAGTCAGCTCTTATCAAAGCAAAGCTAAACAATAAAAGTGCTTTTAATGATTTCCTGAAAACTGTCCTCGAGTGTAATAAACAATGAGATTCTTGTACTTCATCTTCCTTAGTCTTGGGATCTTTGCCGAGGATTCATCACCTTTTTGGGAAGAAATCAGAGAAGGCTCTACTATCTACATAAATCAAAATTATATAGATACGGGCGAAACACCCGAAAACATCAGATTAGCTATATATATAAACGAGCTCATCAAACTAAGCACAAAAAAAGCACTGCCTCTCGAAGCTCTTTTTGAGAACACGCCTACTGAGTATCATAAACGATTACTCGATAACGGCCTCCAGCTTCAAGTAATTCTAACTGAAAAATACTATCAATTAGAGACTCCTGAATCACAGCAACTACGTTTTTTTATTGCCTTGCTCTGTGATAATATGCATTCAAGTAAGAGCCAGCTCCTAAAGGATTTCAACAATGATTTCATTGAAGTCGAATTAAATAAAATCTATACGGCTTCTAATAAAAAATACGGCTTAGACTTACAGCTCCCCAAATACGAAACCATTGCCGCTCTCAAAAACATCCAGTTCAAATCTCTCAATTTTAATACCGATCAATTTCTCTCCTTGGTGAATTACATTAATAATAAATGTAAAAATAGTGGCATTGCTATTCAACTTGACGACATTCCGTTCTGTACGAATCTACGAACGGTTGAAAATCTAAATGATGACCTAATCTATAACGGAACCATAAAGATACAGAACCCCCTTAGCTATAAGCTAGAAAATGGGAACCTCATGGATTTAATTAAGTTAATCGATCTCAACTACAAAGTGAACATCACTTATCATCGTGATCGCATCATAATTGACGCCCCAAAAGAGTCTCACTGGAAAAATGATTACCTCTCGTACAGAAAAGCAAAGGCCTTAGCCTCCTCGATCTACTCTCCTGTTTTCCCAACACTCTTTGACAAAGAACATACCTTCCAAACTCTGGGCACTATAAATGAAATCCGCAAAAGTGAGCAGCTAGTATCTATATACTTCGATGGACTTTATATAAGCGTTCCTATATCAGAAAATGAAGAACTCGTAGACGAGCTTATCGACAATCTTGAAAAGGCCAAACTATCTAGCTCATCACGCTATTCTGACAAATTAGAACTCATTGTTCAAGGAGTATTTTTAGCGAACAAAAATACTCCTCAAGCATTAAACGCTGTATATCTACTCGGCTTTAATAAATTTCTTCACTTACAGTAAAGACCTCATCGACTCTAAGTGGTGCACTACACACCGCCTTACTGAGTTTCAGAGCTAAAACTAAGCTGATACAAATTTAATCTTTGTATTGCTCTTTGCCATATTTATCCCACCACTTGAGCCAGTTGCTAGCGACGTCTTCTTTCTCTTGTGCAAAATCATTTTTTACACAGTAAAGAATGCCTGAACGATGTTTTATGAATTCAAAAGCATAAGGCTTTATATCCCCATTCGTTACTCGTTGCGCCATATAAGCCGCATAGATTCTCATTTCGGGTTTTTCATATATACTTTTTGATTCCATCCAGAGCGTGGTATCATCATCTTCCAGAACCACTTCTCTTTTATCTTTCATCAAGCCGGCGTAAATACGAACAATATGATTAACATCGATCGGAGGCGTATCTAAGTCCCCCTCTTCTCTCTTTTTAATCACTCCTACATTATAATTATCCATTGCCCGATGAAATAAAGCTTCTACTACAACCGTAGTCAACTGCGCATTTGACGTTTTTAAAATTTCTTCTAGTTCAGCAATACTCTTTTCTTCGTATTCTTTAATTCGCAAGTTATAAATAGTCATATCTTGCTCTTCTATTTGAGAGACTATTTTACCTTTGTCATCCTTAACTTCTACCGACACTAAAGGCGTTTCATATTTTTTAATGTTAATCTTCTTTTTGACTACTTGATTTGATTCATTCGAACTTTGACTCGTACATGCAACCATGAAAGCCAAAGGGATTAGGCTGTAAAACTTCATATATTAATCTCCTGTGAAAATAGCTTACGAAATTAGCACAATATAGGTGACTTGCAACAAATTTGAAGCAAACTACATTCTCCTAAATCAAAATAATTTCTTATAGGAAAACATGAAATACACCGAAAAAAATGAAGACTTGATCAACTGGATGAAAGTTATGCGTATGTCTCAGGGCTTTTTTTTCATCTCAGCAATGCCTGTCCTCCTAGGGACTCTCCTCATTTATCAGCATCATCAGATCTTTAATCCGCTGCTCACTATCCTAATCCTTATGGGTTGCTTACTATTTCACCTAGGAGCGGATATGATAAACGAATATCATGATCATATTTCAGGAAATGACGCCTTGGTCGAGATCCACACGCCTTTCAGTGGTGGAACTCGCGTCCTTGAGGAAG from Lentisphaera profundi harbors:
- a CDS encoding serine/threonine-protein kinase; this encodes MASGNMGTVYSATQVNLNRKVAIKILFEHTTEDQDFLRGFFREAQAAAAFTHQNIVQAYDVGQTEDKLYYFAMELVDGGDVLELIKQHDSIIYKDALPLITGIAEGLHYGNTTRQLTHGDLKPANILITRQGEAKLADLGLARMGGEIQGESDGIMLTPMYAAPEMILDQWKNGDPRADIYSFGATLYHMLAGHPPFEHDSYEEILRMQIEETHISLKKAKAKIPQGVSDFVDHLLQKDLNDRPQTWAEVIQALRQLQVKANSYQIAGEKNRKSKIYDRVKANNDKSKKTLIAAIASFFILAIVALFLINIDRGAPPVKKLEEKKLITPDNTVSSNTNATENLLTKNASPIKAPQTSPSAKKAKKLKKQKPKALKKTNNELKTPPKKLKESENLNKAKEIKKLAENKTTIKSPPPISLAQKDKQDKKNKQLAINKKLALHLEALSSNKHGNISQHIKKISVLLANNTYAQNLSIHFYEALKNLSENETKEYRIKSFDMQDITFVAQKIYGPVEETIPLDSKEAHLVIAKASTELIENFNSPDKNILMLYTLTNPSKSALIKAKLNNKSAFNDFLKTVLECNKQ